The following proteins are encoded in a genomic region of Coffea eugenioides isolate CCC68of chromosome 6, Ceug_1.0, whole genome shotgun sequence:
- the LOC113774951 gene encoding proteasome subunit alpha type-6 translates to MSSRGSGGGYDRHITIFSPEGRLYQVEYAFKAVKAAGITSIGVRGKDSVCVVTQKKVPDKLLDQTSVTHLFPITKYLGLLATGMTADARTLVQQARNEAAEFRFKYGYEMPVDTLAKWIADKSQVYTQHAYMRPLGVVAMILGIDEEAGPQLFKCDPAGHFFGHKATSAGAKDQEAINFLEKKMKNDPAFSYEETVQTAISALQSVLQEDFKANEIEVGVVRKENSIFRVLSTEEIDEHLTAISERD, encoded by the exons ATGAGTAGTCGTGGAAGTGGAGGTGGTTACGATCGTCACATCACGATCTTCTCTCCCGAAGGTCGTCTCTACCAAGTCG AGTACGCATTTAAGGCCGTTAAAGCCGCCGGAATAACCTCCATCGGCGTGCGGGGGAAGGATTCCGTCTGTGTTGTTACCCAGAAGAAAGTTCCG GACAAGTTATTGGATCAGACTAGCGTCACCCATTTGTTCCCCATTACTAAGTATCTTGGACTTTTAGCTACTGGGATGACAG CTGATGCAAGGACCTTGGTTCAACAAGCTAGAAATGAGGCTGCtgaatttcgtttcaaatatgGTTATGAGATGCCTGTGGATACATTGGCAAAAtg GATTGCTGACAAATCTCAAGTTTATACTCAACATGCTTATATGAGGCCACTTGGAGTAG TTGCAATGATATTGGGTATTGATGAGGAGGCAGGACCTCAACTATTCAAGTGCGATCCAGCTGGCCATTTTTTCGGACACAAG GCCACCAGTGCTGGAGCTAAAGATCAAGAGGCAATTAATTTCTtggagaagaaaatgaaaaatgaccCTGCTTTCTCATATGAGGAAACTGTACAG ACTGCCATTTCTGCGTTGCAATCTGTTCTGCAAGAAGATTTCAAGGCTAATGAGATCGAg GTTGGTGTTGTGAGGAAAGAGAATTCAATCTTCAGGGTGTTGTCAACCGAGGAAATCGATGAGCATTTGACTGCCATCAGTGAGCGTGACTGA
- the LOC113773422 gene encoding protein STRICTOSIDINE SYNTHASE-LIKE 4-like encodes MDFISGFTTISSFLIACILAIGLQLSFFSPISPDMLEFPAISSSLVPSNSKLQDAEKLGEGLLVKPEDVTIDEKGVLYTATRDGWIKRLHKNGSWENWQWINSDQLLGITTAAAGGIIVCDCEKGLLWFTEDGVTNLASHVNGVKIRFADDVIEASDGSVYFSVASTKFGFHDWYLDLLEAKPHGQLLRYDPALNETSVLLGDLYFANGVALSPSQDYLIVCETWKFRCLKYWLTEEKRGVKEVFIDNLPGGPDNINLAPDGTFWIALLELVPSRLQYLHGSKLLKKLVATFPRSMIQVHGVYEKATVANVGSDGKIIKILDDPTGKTMSFVTSALEFEGHLYLGSLNSDFIGKLPL; translated from the exons ATGGATTTTATCAGTGGCTTCACCACAATTTCAAGCTTCCTCATAGCTTGTATACTAGCTATAGGACTCCAACTTTCCTTCTTCTCACCAATCTCACCCGACATGCTAGAATTTCCTGCAATTTCTTCAAGTCTTGTTCCATCTAACAGCAAATTACAG GATGCAGAGAAACTTGGAGAAGGACTTCTGGTGAAACCAGAAGATGTTACCATAGACGAAAAGGGAGTTCTGTATACAGCCACAAGAGATGGTTGGATAAAAAGATTGCACAAAAATGGATCCTGGGAAAATTGGCAGTGGATTAACAGCGACCAATTACTCGGAATCACAACAGCAGCAGCTGGCGGAATCATTGTATGCGACTGTGAGAAG GGCCTGCTGTGGTTTACGGAAGATGGAGTAACAAATCTTGCGTCCCATGTTAATGGTGTCAAAATAAG GTTTGCAGATGATGTGATCGAAGCATCAGATGGAAGTGTATACTTCAGTGTGGCAAGCACTAAATTTGGGTTCCATGATTGGTACCTTGACTTGCTGGAGGCAAAACCTCATGGCCAACTTCTGAGATACGACCCTGCATTGAATGAAACATCAGTTTTGCTAGGTGACCTATACTTTGCAAACGGTGTTGCGCTCTCCCCCAGCCAAGATTATCTGATCGTCTGTGAAACATGGAA ATTTAGGTGCCTCAAGTACTGGCTGACTGAGGAAAAGAGAGGAGTAAAAGAGGTTTTCATTGACAATCTTCCTGGAGGACCAGACAACATTAATCTGGCTCCAGATGGCACGTTCTGGATTGCACTTCTTGAG CTAGTGCCGAGCAGGCTGCAATATCTGCACGGTTCCAAACTGTTAAAAAAGTTGGTAGCGACTTTTCCAAGGTCGATGATCCAAGTCCATGGCGTATACGAGAAAGCAACGGTAGCTAATGTGGGTAGTGATGGCAAGATAATCAAGATTTTAGACGACCCGACTGGAAAGACTATGTCGTTTGTGACATCTGCACTTGAATTTGAGGGTCATCTATACTTGGGAAGTCTAAATTCCGACTTCATAGGAAAATTGCCTTTATGA
- the LOC113773546 gene encoding uncharacterized protein LOC113773546, with amino-acid sequence MKPYDATTDPEDHLFVFMTQMRLQTAADAVRCKTFPMFLEGRARQWFQGLPPRSIGSFNQLARQFSAQFVSSRAYSKSTAHLMTIQQKPEESLREYMVRLNNESLQVRDRDDKVVMAAFINGLRKQKLYTELVKRPPKSVREMLDRAHEKANAEEANRLKTYCVLRDDKRRRGADQGDTRPGLGRKSAYDCLPRSRPMGGDKSWTGLTAPRARVLAVMEQEGLSRPPRPLVGDKSRRDQGLYCAYHRDVGHDTEDCRHLKKDIEKLIKRGHLGQFVREERADQQRGRPRSERPSYPRDRPQGPRGRTPEQEIQNLAGVINTIAGGPASEVEPTMDWPAHFHLEK; translated from the coding sequence ATGAAGCCTTACGACGCAACCACGGATCCGGAAGACCACCTGTTCGTGTTCATGACGCAGATGCGCTTGCAGACAGCTGCGGACGCGGTCAGGTGCAAGACCTTCCCAATGTTCCTGGAGGGAAGGGCCCGGCAGTGGTTCCAGGGGCTTCCCCCTAGATCGATCGGTTCTTTTAACCAGCTCGCACGGCAGTTCTCAGCACAGTTCGTTTCCTCACGAGCCTACTCTAAAAGTACCGCTCACCTCATGACTATTCAACAGAAGCCAGAGGAGTCCTTACGCGAGTATATGGTGCGCCTCAATAACGAGTCCCTTCAGGTTCGTGATCGCGACGACAAGGTGGTCATGGCCGCCTTCATCAATGGGCTGCGCAAGCAGAAGCTTTACACCGAGCTCGTGAAGAGACCTCCCAAGTCAGTTCGGGAAATGCTAGATCGAGCCCATGAGAAGGCCAATGCGGAGGAAGCCAACCGCCTTAAGACTTATTGCGTGCTGAGGGATGACAAGCGCAGGAGGGGTGCCGACCAGGGGGATACCCGACCTGGCCTGGGAAGGAAGAGCGCTTATGACTGCCTTCCCCGGAGCCGCCCGATGGGGGGAGACAAGTCCTGGACTGGCCTCACGGCACCCCGAGCTCGAGTGCTCGCAGTGATGGAGCAGGAGGGGCTATCCCGACCTCCTCGACCTTTGGTTGGGGACAAAAGTAGACGGGATCAAGGTCTGTATTGCGCTTATCATCGGGATGTGGGGCACGATACGGAGGACTGTCGTCACCTCAAGAAAGACATTGAAAAGCTCATCAAACGAGGTCATCTGGGGCAGTTTGTACGAGAGGAACGAGCTGACCAGCAACGGGGAAGGCCCAGGTCGGAACGCCCGAGCTACCCGCGGGACCGGCCTCAGGGGCCCCGCGGCCGAACTCCCGAGCAGGAAATACAGAACCTGGCGGGGGTGATTAACACTATTGCCGGAGGACCTGCGAGCGAAGTAGAACCAACCATGGACTGGCCCGCTCACTTTCATTTGGAAAAATAA
- the LOC113773547 gene encoding uncharacterized protein LOC113773547, producing MDDVPIHKIQISGPALASLLLRFSSSPGAIHGLLFGHVTVSATSSLSDDPTSNLDPSSADVDAGTAIPLLTATVTSFLSLLSHLPRPLQPLANPNPPSSSLLGWFSARHRTPLRPSLNDSTTTHALSSSTPLSLFPFLVSLQTSLSSLCNSFVE from the coding sequence ATGGACGACGTTCCTATTCACAAGATCCAAATTTCTGGTCCTGCACTGGCCTCCCTACTCCTCCGTTTCTCCTCTTCCCCCGGGGCTATTCACGGCCTTCTCTTCGGCCACGTCACTGTCTCCGCCACCTCCTCTCTCTCCGACGATCCCACCTCCAATCTAGACCCTTCTTCCGCTGATGTCGACGCTGGCACCGCCATTCCGCTTCTTACAGCCACCGTCACCTCCTTCCTCTCCCTCCTTTCGCACCTCCCTCGCCCACTCCAACCCCTCGCGAATCCTAACCCAccttcctcctccctcctcGGCTGGTTCTCCGCCCGCCACAGAACCCCTCTCCGCCCCTCCCTTAACGACTCCACCACCACGCACGCTCTCTCCTCCTCTACTCCCCTCTCCCTCTTTCCTTTTTTAGTTTCTTTGCAGActtctctctcttccctctgcAATTCGTTTGTTGAATAA